In a single window of the Methanolobus psychrophilus R15 genome:
- a CDS encoding CRISPR-associated protein, Cas1 family, translated as MNKIKPSGAKKVTEEFNRWMNKKVPYQKQSVIWSYALLLKTRELAQFLVEKKKSVDFCKPEYTIERQDSEDIRQKILSISYTEWENMGFSKGTLHYMKKNAEADKPFTLNSHVRERLELWGS; from the coding sequence ATGAACAAAATAAAGCCATCAGGAGCTAAGAAAGTCACTGAAGAATTCAATAGGTGGATGAACAAGAAAGTTCCATATCAGAAGCAATCTGTTATATGGAGTTATGCATTATTGTTGAAAACCAGAGAGCTTGCTCAGTTCCTTGTTGAGAAAAAGAAGTCTGTTGATTTCTGCAAGCCTGAATATACTATTGAAAGGCAGGATTCAGAAGACATCAGGCAAAAGATACTAAGTATTTCATATACTGAGTGGGAGAATATGGGATTCTCAAAAGGTACACTCCACTACATGAAGAAAAATGCTGAAGCTGATAAACCTTTTACTTTGAACTCTCATGTAAGGGAAAGG